The sequence CTTCGTCCTGGGGGTGGCGGTGTATCGTGTCTATTACGCGAGCTTCGAGAAGACGGGCGAGGAGTCGCTGCGGGGGCTGGTCTTCTTCTTCGGCATCATCTTCATCATCGAGGTCGGCCTGCTCCTGCAGTACGGGGTGGACTACCGCCTGGTGGAGGCGCCCTACCTCGGGGAATCGATCCGCCTGGGCCCGATCGGGATCGCCTACCGGCTGCTGATCCCCTGCCTCGTCGCCCTGGGTCTCACGCTGGCCCTGGCGCTCCTGCTCTCGAAGACGTTCTTCGGCCGCGCCATCAAGGCGGTGTCCCAGGACATGCTCGCCCTCCGCCTGATGGGGGCCGACCCTATCCGCATCAAGGACATCGCCTTCGGGGTGGCCATCGCCACCGCCAGCATCGCGGGGGCCCTGCTCATCATGATCGGGCCGGTGGAGCCGTCCATGAACCGCGAGTACATCGGCCGGGTCTTCGCGATCACCGTGCTGGGCGGGATGGGCAGCCTGGGCGGCACGCTGCTCGCCGGCCTCATCCTCGGGATCGCCGAGAGCATCACGGCCACGTTCTACGGTCCCTCCTGGTCGCCCGCCGTGTCGTTCGGGGTCCTCCTGCTGGCCCTCGCCGTTCGTCCCTCCGGGCTGTTCGGGCGATAGCCGTGCGGGGGTGGGCCTTCGCCGTGCTGATGGTCGTGGTGGTGGCCGCGGGGCTGCTGTTGACGCGCGTGGTGCAGAACCAGTACGTGTACTTCGCCGGCTACGTAGTTTTACAGTACATCGTGCTGGCGACCGCGTGGAACATCCTGGGCGGCTACACGGGCTACGTGAACTTCGGCAGCGCCGCCTTCTTCGCGCTGGGCGCCTACACCTCGGTGGTGCTCATCCAGCTCTACTCGGCGCCCCTGCCGGTCCTGCTCGTGGCCAGCTGCGTCGTGGCCGCAGTCCTCGGCCTCGGCCTCGGCTATCTCACCCTCCGGCTGCGGGACGTGTTCTTCTCCATCGCGACGCTGGCCCTCACCGTGGTGCTGCAGACCTTCTTCGTCAACTGGGAGTACGTGGGCGGCGCGCGGGGCATCACGGTCCGGCGGCCGGCGACCCTGGCCATCTTCACGAGCTACGTCGAGTTCCTGTTCGTGGTCATGCTCCTCCTCGCCGTCGGCGCGGTGGCGGTGGCCTGGTGCATCGAGCGCTCGTGGATCGGGCGCGGGCTGACCGCGATCCGCGACAACGAGGAAGCGGCCGAGTGCATGGGAGTGCCGACCCTGCGGCTCAAGCTCCTGGCCACGACCATCAGCGGCGGCCTGATGGGCCTGGCCGGCTCCCCGTTCCCGTACTACGTGACCTTCCTGGAGCCGTCCTCCGCCTTCAACCTGGACTACGCCGTGAACAGCCTGGCCATGCCGATGATCGGGGGAACGACGACGTGGGTCGGCCCCGTCATCGGCGCGGTGCTGCTGGGCACGGCCCAGCAGCTGGCGACGGTCACGATCTCCTCGGCCCTCAATCTG comes from Candidatus Methylomirabilota bacterium and encodes:
- a CDS encoding branched-chain amino acid ABC transporter permease; its protein translation is MWRVIAFDLLANAIVAGVLLGGFYAAVSLGISISFGLLNVVNIAHPAFVILGSYAAYVMNTKFGLDPVLTGVLFVPVFFVLGVAVYRVYYASFEKTGEESLRGLVFFFGIIFIIEVGLLLQYGVDYRLVEAPYLGESIRLGPIGIAYRLLIPCLVALGLTLALALLLSKTFFGRAIKAVSQDMLALRLMGADPIRIKDIAFGVAIATASIAGALLIMIGPVEPSMNREYIGRVFAITVLGGMGSLGGTLLAGLILGIAESITATFYGPSWSPAVSFGVLLLALAVRPSGLFGR
- a CDS encoding branched-chain amino acid ABC transporter permease, producing the protein MRGWAFAVLMVVVVAAGLLLTRVVQNQYVYFAGYVVLQYIVLATAWNILGGYTGYVNFGSAAFFALGAYTSVVLIQLYSAPLPVLLVASCVVAAVLGLGLGYLTLRLRDVFFSIATLALTVVLQTFFVNWEYVGGARGITVRRPATLAIFTSYVEFLFVVMLLLAVGAVAVAWCIERSWIGRGLTAIRDNEEAAECMGVPTLRLKLLATTISGGLMGLAGSPFPYYVTFLEPSSAFNLDYAVNSLAMPMIGGTTTWVGPVIGAVLLGTAQQLATVTISSALNLLIVGVILVAFVILAPEGLVGLVRRWLPRRRAA